One Vanessa cardui chromosome 4, ilVanCard2.1, whole genome shotgun sequence genomic window carries:
- the LOC124544406 gene encoding ribose-5-phosphate isomerase yields MLKSNFVPNLLRIRLFASANIYLHQYLNTKRTMSLEQAKQVAAYRAVDEFVKNNSIFGVGSGSTVVYAVQRLAERVETENLKVICIPTSFQAKQLINKHNLVLGELDTNPEIDVTIDGADEVDSNLTLIKGGGGCLLQEKIVASCSKKLIVIADYTKDSKKLGDRYKKGIPIEVIPMAYVPIKNKIISLFGGEIKLRSAVAKAGPVVTDNGNFILDWMFADQDLDWEKVNNAIKMIPGVVETGLFVKMCCKAYFGQPEGTVKETN; encoded by the coding sequence ATGTTGAAATCGAATTTCGTCCCAAACTTATTACGCATACGGCTTTTTGCTAGTGCGAATATTTATcttcatcaatatttaaatacgaagCGAACCATGTCTCTAGAACAAGCAAAACAAGTAGCAGCATATCGAGCAGTTGatgaatttgtaaaaaacaataGCATTTTCGGCGTAGGAAGTGGATCAACGGTAGTGTATGCCGTGCAACGTTTAGCAGAGCGTGTGGAAACTGAAAACCTTAAAGTTATATGCATTCCTACATCATTTCAAGCAAAACagttaataaacaaacataaccTAGTGTTGGGAGAACTCGATACAAATCCTGAGATAGATGTTACCATAGATGGTGCCGATGAAGTTGATTCAAATTTGACCTTAATCAAAGGAGGTGGAGGTTGTTTATTACAGGAAAAAATTGTAGCATCATGTTCAAAAAAACTTATTGTGATTGCTGATTACACAAAAGACTCCAAAAAATTAGGTGATAGATATAAAAAAGGTATACCTATTGAAGTGATTCCAATGGCCTATGttcctattaaaaataaaattatttcattgttcggtggagaaattaaattaagaagtgCTGTTGCGAAGGCGGGTCCTGTGGTAACAGATAATGGAAACTTCATTCTAGACTGGATGTTTGCTGATCAAGATTTGGATTGGGAAAAGGTAAATAATGCAATTAAAATGATCCCGGGTGTTGTAGAAACTGGATTATTTGTCAAAATGTGCTGTAAGGCATACTTCGGCCAGCCTGAAGGGACTGTAAAGgaaaccaattaa
- the LOC124544103 gene encoding sterol regulatory element-binding protein 1, which translates to MEPEESFLNNDVFNVHDIAEIEDFLSGCDGDFMKKLEEELAYVDPDPGLLNIDTKFNSNVSSPQLSPYYNAPGNPLVSQHPRNRKSQTQAPQPKSSPVLDAYGREEGYNLNIEAESTPLPDVTQHGPKQPAQTPMIVQQVIQSPLYVNLGHGSLQKLPNGKGSLIQLDKVSQLNQANKSQKPSQPLLLPNNTKGVTPVILKSDSNFSPVILQSNIISPETQTLMYTSAPVQSQGVITSAKSGNEGQPIHTFFTSNNGPTLLTTGIPVVLDGDKFSFNQTSNSAPPKVKEVKRSAHNAIERRYRTSINDRIVELKNMLVGEEAKLNKSAILRKTIDYIKYLQNQNTRLKQENIALKLACQKSGVKELVFDGPYTPPHSDISSPYHCSQGMDSDSPSSPECKMEEKYSKIIMGMGDHSRLALCAFMIGLIAFNPFSIFFGGIMSESFTNDYSTRVDQRRILSDDSYGSSTLSWGNWLFNTFLIYLINIFVLGGCLIKLLVYGDSVPKSQSKEAGLFYKHKRQAHDYMKKKDLPNARLELHRALSACGKSVQASGGQGHAKYSALASAALRQVLQRLPFGGFLARRAGDIWGDSPARRATQHWAAEVSTVSHRLAQLEILSGDSGRSERVLLALQAVNLAEVTTNKQLLAETYITAALVFKDYLPKIGNWLCGYYLRLCVRRCWEWCGAGGAGGARVRWAASARGQRYLRTRRWAYDSTPAHALFSRPPTATDPLAYAMRAYHLELLQKSLQMLLCADERSNTRDVLDMVKLITDDVSTDAPHHTGCWDPVMEWWANIVGVAATWLLADSKNAAEIGDKLNLLPEELTNCEDPLPGALHAAYKSRRGLLSLAQCRDEASIARTSETILKVCDIAGARLADSLAYYCCRKPTQLMMLLQVLCCDWVLEVRAGAWEASAEPATPPAPAPPATPPAAPRHLRAFQRDLHSLRRLSQTLPWVTSRVFLHSAVCRMMAGAAPRRTQQLLDGSLRPRLNRSSIICGKERALEGGGGEGERAVALYMACKHLPAAVLAAPGERAGMLAQAAATLQKIGHRSRLPHCYHLMKSVGTLPSVP; encoded by the exons ATGGAGCCTGAAGAATCATTTCTAAATAACGACGTATTTAATGTTCACGACATCGCAGAAATAGAAG ATTTTCTGAGCGGATGTGATGGAGATTTTATGAAAAAGTTAGAAGAAGAGCTGGCTTATGTGGATCCTGATCCTGGTCTTTTGAATATAGATACGAAATTTAATTCCAATGTTTCATCACCTCAACTATCACCTTATTATAATGCACCGGGAAATCCTTTGGTGTCACAACATCCTCGTAATCGAAAGTCGCAAACTCAAGCTCCACAACCAAAGAGTAGTCCTGTATTAGATGCCTATGGGAGAGAGGAAggttataatttgaatatagaagcTGAAAGCACACCATTGCCGGATGTGACACAACATGGCCCTAAGCAACCAGCGCAAACACCAATGATTGTGCAACAAGTGATCCAAAGTCCTCTGTATGTCAACTTAGGGCACGGAAGCTTACAAAAACTGCCCAATGGCAAGGGATCACTTATACAGTTGGACAAAGTGTCACAGTTAAATCAAgcaaataaatcacaaaaaccTTCTCAGCCTTTGCTCCTTCCAAATAATACAAAAGGAGTAACACCCGTTATATTAAAAAGTGATTCTAATTTCTCCCCTGTGATATtgcaatcaaatattataagtcCTGAAACACAGACATTGATGTATACAAGTGCTCCAGTACAGA GTCAAGGAGTCATCACAAGTGCAAAATCTGGTAATGAGGGTCAGCCTATACACACTTTCTTTACAAGCAACAATGGGCCCACATTGCTAACTACAGGTATACCAGTTGTACTTGATGGTGACAAATTTTCTTTCAACCAAACATCAAATTCTGCTCCGCCTAAAGTCAAAGAAGTAAAGAGAAGTGCCCATAATGCTATAGAGCGCAGATATAGAACAAGCATTAATGATCGAATAGTAGAACTTAAGAATATGTTAGTTGGTGAAGAAGCTAAG ttAAATAAATCTGCAATATTAAGAAAAACTATAGACTATATTAAGTAcctgcaaaatcaaaatacaagattgaagcaagaaaacATAGCTCTAAAGCTTGCTTGTCAGAAGTCAGGGGTTAAGGAACTCGTGTTTGATGGACCATACACTCCACCACACAGTGACATCTCTTCGCCATATCACTGTTCTCAGGGTATGGATAGTGATTCTCCCTCATCGCCAGAATgtaaa atggaagaaaaatattcaaaaattattatggGAATGGGAGACCATTCGAGACTAGCCTTGTGTGCCTTTATGATTGGACTAATTGCCTTTAATCCGTTCAGTATTTTCTTTGGAGGAATTATGTCTGAATCTTTTACTAATGATTATTCAACAAGAGTTGACCAAAGAAGAATTTTGTCAGATGATAGCTATG gtTCGAGTACTTTATCTTGGGGAAATTGGTTATTTAAcacgtttttaatatatctcATCAATATCTTCGTTCTTGGAGGCTGTTTAATAAAGCTATTGGTTTATGGTGACTCAGTTCCTAAATCACAGTCCAAAGAGGCTGGCCTTTTCTATAAGCATAAACGACAAGCACATGATTATATGAAAAAg AAAGACCTACCGAACGCACGCTTGGAACTACATCGAGCGTTATCTGCCTGCGGTAAGAGTGTGCAAGCGAGTGGCGGGCAAGGTCATGCTAAGTATTCTGCATTGGCGTCTGCGGCGTTGAGACAAGTGCTACAGCGTTTGCCCTTCGGTGGTTTCCTTGCAAGGAGAGCTGGTGACATATGGGGTGACAG CCCTGCACGCAGAGCGACTCAACACTGGGCGGCCGAAGTTTCGACGGTGTCACATCGGCTCGCCCAACTCGAGATTCTATCGGGCGACAGCGGACGCAGTGAACGCGTACTTCTGGCATTGCAAGCGGTCAATTTAGCTGAAGTTACGACGAATAAGCAACTTCTAGCTGAAACCTACATCACTGCCGCATTGGTATTCAAGGATTACTTGCCGAAAATAGGCAACTGGCTCTGTGg CTACTACCTGCGGCTGTGCGTGCGCCGCTGCTGGGAGTggtgcggcgcgggcggcgcgggcggcgcgcgcgtgcGCTGGGCGGCGAGCGCGCGCGGCCAGCGCTACCTGCGCACGCGCCGCTGGGCCTACGACTCCACGCCCGCGCACGCGCTGTTCTCGCGCCCGCCCACCGCCACCGACCCGCTGGCCTACGCCATGAGG GCCTATCACCTGGAACTGCTCCAGAAAAGTCTTCAGATGCTCCTCTGTGCGGATGAACGCAGCAACACTCGCGACGTACTCGATATGGTCAAATTGATCACCGATGACGTTTCTACCGACGCCCCGCACCATACAG GCTGCTGGGACCCGGTGATGGAGTGGTGGGCAAACATCGTGGGAGTGGCGGCGACCTGGCTATTGGCGGACTCTAAGAATGCGGCTGAAATTGGCGATAAACTAAACCTGCTACCGGAGGAACTTACCAACTGTGAAGATCCTTTGCCCGG GGCTCTTCACGCGGCGTACAAAAGTCGGCGCGGTCTCCTAAGCCTCGCTCAGTGCAGAGATGAAGCCTCCATCGCAAGAACTTCGGAGACAATACTCAAG gtGTGCGACATTGCTGGAGCCAGACTAGCAGATTCATTGGCCTATTACTGTTGCCGGAAACCCACACAACTTATGATG CTGCTGCAGGTTCTGTGCTGCGATTGGGTGCTGGAGGTGCGCGCGGGCGCGTGGGAGGCGAGTGCGGAGCCCGccacgccgcccgcgcccgcgccgcccgccacgccgcccgccgcgccgcgccaCCTGCGCGCCTTCCAGCGCGACCTGCACTCCCTGCGGCGCCTCTCGCAGACCCTACCG tGGGTGACATCGCGTGTGTTTCTGCACTCTGCAGTTTGTCGTATGATGGCGGGCGCGGCTCCGCGTCGCACGCAGCAACTGTTGGACGGCAGTCTGCGTCCACGCTTAAATCGCTCTTCGATTATATGTGGAAAAG aacgaGCGCTGGAAGGGGGGGGCGGCGAGGGCGAGCGGGCGGTGGCTCTGTACATGGCGTGCAAACACTTGCCGGCTGCCGTGCTTGCGGCGCCGGGCGAGCGCGCCGGCATGCTGGCTCAGGCCGCCGCCACCCTGCAGAAGATCGGCCACAGGAGCCGACTCCCTCACTGCTACCACCTCATGAAGTCCGTCGGAACTCTGCCCTCTGTACCGTGA
- the LOC124544125 gene encoding caltractin, with protein sequence MTTAISSSQKKNANSNNAQPGGVRKKSGPKFELSEEQRRDIKEAFDLFDTENTGKIDTKELKVAIRALGFEPKKEEIKKMIAEIDKGDGKVSFEDFMDLMTVKMAEKDTKEEIMKAFKLFDDDETGKISFKNLKRVARELGETLTDEELHEMIDEADRDGDGEINQEEFLRIMKKTSLY encoded by the exons ATG ACAACCGCTATTAGTAGTTCTCAAAAAAAGAACGCGAATTCCAACAATGCTCAGCCCGGTGGAGTACGTAAAAAATCGGGACCGAAATTCGAGCTATCGGAAGAGCAACGAAGAGATATTAAAGAAGCTTTTGATTTGTTTGACACGGAAAACACCGGCAAAATTGATACAAAGGAACTAAAGGTCGCTATTAGGGCTCTTGGGTTTGAACCAAAAAAAGAAGAGATCAAGAAAATGATTGCAGAAATTGATAAAGGTGATGGAAAAGTTTCTTTTGAGGATTTCATGGATTTAATGACTGTGAAAATGGCAGAAAAGGATACAAAAGAAGAGATAATGAAAGcatttaaattgtttgatgatgatgaaacag gtaaaatttcattcaaaaatctAAAACGAGTGGCACGGGAATTAGGTGAGACCTTAACTGATGAGGAGTTGCATGAAATGATTGATGAAGCTGATAGAGATGGTGATGGTGAAATCAATCAAGAAGAATTCTTAAGAATAATGAAGAAAACAAGCCtctattaa
- the LOC124544460 gene encoding uncharacterized protein LOC124544460, translated as MGSSEGQQTFCLKWNHHKTNLVEILEALIKVETYVDCTLVVDDQVTFKAHRVVLAANSPYFQSILADVPMDHCSILFPGVKDFEMRALLEYMYTGEVNVTQAHIPRIMKVAEQLEVKGLFDMTELRRRPGSSERTPAASPPRVVPAAPSSVSPPVPTSRWPPPPIAPALSAAYDSADMNPLKRKKLSSMLATRDTPILRNVLAQATPVDSSQPMSLVCHPVNQHESTRLHSNGSAHESERPISPQRPFDYRPRRLSSRASSPHYNRSDRSEDAHSPYTERSFEDDNQRSFHPSPPPANFQQDVRAGLAPYVPPQQKPEWKRYKQYTRSDIMSAIECVRNGMSALQASRKYGVPSRTLYDKVKKLGITTSRPMSRGVKRESNGAAFPYGLSGTGGNEDGTPTTPLIDPSFLQQALEGATRDGGREALHAMALAAAAHAALAPRTPPRSAPQSPRSPIAHDDDHVEDLSVARRRDPDPPSGVIVPPRNFALDCGSERD; from the coding sequence ATGGGGAGCAGCGAAGGGCAGCAAACTTTTTGTTTGAAATGGAATCACCATAAGACAAATTTGGTTGAAATCCTAGAGGCTTTAATTAAAGTCGAAACATACGTTGATTGTACATTAGTAGTTGATGATCAAGTCACATTTAAAGCACACCGGGTAGTGCTTGCTGCAAATTCTCCATACTTTCAATCAATACTCGCAGATGTGCCAATGGACCACTGCAGTATCCTATTTCCAGGAGTTAAGGATTTTGAAATGCGTGCTCTCCTCGAGTACATGTACACGGGAGAAGTTAATGTAACGCAAGCACATATACCTCGTATAATGAAAGTTGCGGAACAACTTGAGGTTAAAGGTTTGTTTGACATGACAGAACTACGTCGGCGGCCTGGAAGTAGCGAACGCACTCCGGCTGCCTCACCACCTCGCGTAGTACCAGCAGCGCCTTCTAGCGTTTCTCCGCCAGTACCTACTAGCCGCTGGCCACCTCCGCCTATCGCTCCTGCCCTCTCAGCCGCTTACGACTCGGCCGATATGAACCCGTTGAAGCGCAAGAAACTATCGAGTATGTTAGCTACTCGCGATACTCCAATATTAAGAAACGTTTTGGCTCAGGCTACACCCGTTGATTCATCCCAACCTATGTCACTCGTATGCCACCCTGTAAACCAGCACGAGTCAACACGCCTACACTCCAATGGATCAGCACATGAATCTGAACGCCCTATAAGTCCGCAACGTCCGTTTGATTATCGACCACGTCGATTGTCGTCCAGGGCCTCTTCTCCACACTATAATCGCTCAGACCGCTCGGAGGACGCACATTCGCCTTACACTGAAAGGTCCTTTGAAGATGACAACCAGAGATCTTTCCACCCCTCTCCTCCACCAGCAAATTTTCAACAAGATGTAAGAGCTGGATTAGCACCTTATGTTCCACCACAACAAAAACCTGAATGGAAACGGTACAAGCAATATACAAGGTCAGATATTATGTCTGCTATAGAATGCGTGCGTAATGGAATGAGCGCTCTGCAAGCCTCGCGTAAATACGGCGTTCCCTCACGTACGTTGTatgacaaagtaaaaaaattggGCATTACGACGAGCCGGCCTATGAGTCGCGGAGTCAAAAGAGAATCTAACGGAGCCGCTTTTCCTTACGGCTTAAGTGGGACTGGAGGCAACGAAGACGGAACACCAACGACGCCACTTATTGATCCATCGTTCCTGCAACAAGCTTTAGAAGGAGCTACTCGAGACGGCGGGCGAGAGGCCTTACATGCAATGGCTTTGGCAGCAGCTGCCCATGCAGCATTAGCTCCCAGAACTCCACCTCGCTCAGCGCCGCAGTCACCGCGATCACCGATTGCTCACGACGATGATCATGTTGAGGACTTATCAGTGGCACGCCGACGTGATCCAGACCCACCATCAGGTGTTATTGTTCCACCTCGCAATTTCGCACTCGATTGTGGCAGCGAAAGAGATTGA